The window GATGTCGGCGTGCTGTTCGAGGAGGCCACGGACTTCAACAAGATCGCCGCGACCTACGACGCCGTGCAGGCGCAGGAGTCGGCATATCGGGCCACGAATCCCAGCCGCGAGGCAACGCTCGACGACACCTTCACGGCCTGCCTGGCGCTCACCGCCACAAAGCAGAAGATCCTCAGCGCCTACCCGGACGCCATGCTGCTCCACGACGGGCTGGACAAGATGCGCGGCCATCTGACCTGGCCGGAGTTCACCCGGGGCAAAGAGCCACGCCGGCTGCTCGCGGCCCGCGTGGCCGTGTTGGTCGCACACCTCCGTGCAGGACGCAGCCTTGACCTCGTTGGTCTCCGCTACACCGGCAGCGCGGTCCAGCTCGAAGCATTGAAGGTCGCCAGCCTGAATGGGCACGCGCACTCATGGCTCGATGGCCTGAAGGCCGTGAACCCCGAGGCCTATCACTATTGGCATCTCGGATTGAATCTTCCGCCGCCAAGCCAACCCTGAACGGAATGCCAGGAAACTGGCGCCCTCACGGGGAATCGAACCCCGCTTTGAAGAATGAGAATCTCCTGTCCTAACCGATAGACGATGAGGGCGAATTGCGGAGGGTCACAATCCGGTGCTTTTCAGCATTTTCAAGTGGTAAATCATCAGGGACATTTTCGATGCGAGGGCGGGCGCCGGAAACCTTTTCCCTTGTCGGCATGACACGGGCGCTTCCATAGTGGCGGACGCACTTTCTTTGCGCCTGTAGCTCAGTTGGATAGAGCACCTGCCTTCTAAGCTGGTGGTCGTGGGTTCGAATCCCGCCGGGCGCACCACTGCTTCCAAGGACCGTGCGTCTGGTGTTCATTCGCTGAATCGAGTAGAGAAATATTCTGAGAAACGAAATTGGGACGTGGCGGAACAGGATCAGAGCTACTTCTCTCGGTCCGGCTTGAAACCGATGGCGTTCAGCGCGGGGGCGATCTCGGGGTTGGCCATGAAGTTTTTCCACACGAGGCCCGTGCGGTGGTTCTCGATCATGACCACCGTGGGCGGCTGGTTCAGCACCATGTAGTCCTCGTCGAACCAGTTCTCCGTCTCGTTGAAGCCGTCGTGGAAGCCGTAGGTGCCCCAGATTCGGTCGCCGAGGTCGCGATAGAAGTGCCGGAGGGCGGCCATCGATTCTTCGGGCGTGTAGGGCATCGAGGCGAGCGATGCCATGACGTTGATCGTGCCGTTGTCGGAGCGCGGCAGCGCCTTGGCGCCGCCTGCGTTGACGCCGGCCGAGCGTCCCCAGCAGTCGGCGCCGTAACCGGTGAATCCCCGGGGGTTGTCGATGGCATAGGCGTGCTGGATCAGCGCAATCGCGCGGTTGTTCGTGAAGTAATTGGTGTAGGCGTCGCGAATGCCGCGCGGGTCGAAGCCCATGAACGAAAAATGAGTGAAGAACAGTTCTCCACCGCCGGCCTCGCCGACCTCCAGCTTTATGCCGTGGTAGCTGTGGCCGTTGGTGAAGTGATCGCCCTGCGTGGTCCAGCCCCGGCGGTATTTCACTGCCAGGTCGGACCTCCCGGCCCAGCCGGTGTGCCACATCGAGGCCGGCACGGGGTGTGTGGGCGAGGCAATGGCAAGCAGGTAGACGATCAGTGTCTCGTTCCAACCGATCAACGGGTGGTTGATGTAGAAGTCGTGATCGGGCGACCAGTGCCAGGTCAGCACGTCGCTGCCTTTCTGTCGATACCAGTCCCACTCGACCTCGCGCCAGAATTGCGTGGCGGTGTCGCGGACCTCTCGCTCGGCCGGCGTGTCATGATTGAAATACTGGCGCGCGGCCAGCAGGCCCTGGATCATGAAAGCCGTTTCCACGAGGTCGCCGCCGTTGTCGTACTTGCCGAAGTAGTCGAGTGTCCGCCCGGTCTCGCCGTCGAGGAAGTGCGGCCACACGCCGTGGAACCGGTCGGCCTTGGCGAGAAAACGCACGATCTTGAGCATGCGCTCGACACCCTGCTCGCGCGTGATGAACCCGCGGTCCACGGCGACCATCAGTGCCATGACGCCGAAACCGTTTCCACCGAGCGCGATCAGGTTCTCGTCGCCGGGCAGGATTTCGGGTGCCATTCCCGCCACGGGATGAGCCGCCTCCCAGAAGTACCGGAAACAGCCCTCCTGCACCATATCGAGCAGCGCTGCGTCGGTGAACGGCCGCGTGGCGGCGCTGACGGCTGCGGACAGCTTCGACTCGTTTCCGGCGAGATCAACGGCGCTGACCTTGTAGTGGAAGGTCCGTCCGGGGGCGCCGACGAAATCAGGAAAGCGCGTCCAGTCGCCGCGCTGCGTCGCGATGGGGACGTAATCCGTGCCATTTTCGGACCGATAGATTCGCCAGGCGAGCAGGTCGTCGTCGCTGGACGCCTGCCAGTGCAGGTCGCAGTGCCGCTCGTAACCACGGGCTGTGAGTCCAATCGGCGTGGCGGGCGGGCTCGTGTCCAAGGGTGCGGCACCGTCGATGAGCATGAAGTCATCCAGGTAGAGCGTGTGCTCGATGCCGTCGTCCAATCCCGAGATGAAGGTGAGGTTCACCGCATCGCTGATTTCGAAGACACGGTCCCGTGTGCCGCGGTAGAGGCGGTTGTCGCGGGTGATCGGGATTTTCACGCGCACCCACTGTTTCGCGGGCAAACGCTCGGCGCCGGAGACAAGCGGGAACGAACTCGATCCCCGTCCGCTGGGCTCCTGCATGAACACGCGGGGGGAATTCAGTTCCGTCAGCTCGGTGTCGGACCAGCACCAGAAAGCGAGGGTGTCACCGATCAACTGGAACTTCCGCCAGTCGCGCCCGGGTTGGTTGATTTTCACGCTCCAATCGCCGCCGGTGACGGATTTCCAATGCAGCTTCAGCGCGTTGGGCGGGCTGACAAAGCGGTCGGTCGCGATCGGCAGGCGGCCGTTGACGAGTTCAAGCGTGCTCGGTGCGACGACCTTTGTCCGGGTGTTGGAGTAACCGCCGGTGGCGGCGGGTGCGTTGGCGAACAGGACATGTCGGTCGAACGACTCGACGGCTGAAGCGGTGGCCGACAGGAGCAGAACGACGGGAGTGAGAAGCAGGAAGCGGCTGGATTTCATTGAAATGGATGCGACGGCGGGCAGGGTCAGGCGGCGGGCGATGGAGTGCCTGCGGCCTTGCGCTGGTCGAGCAGGGCCTTGACCTCGTAGGCGCGCCGCTCGGTGAGCGGATAACCGGCCAGCAACCACACACCCGCGAGGCAGAGCACCGGCGGCAGACCGATTTCCCAGATGCGCAGGTTGAGCAGGGTTGCGTCGCTCTGCGTCGTCGCGCCCTCGACGAAACCCGTGTAACGCTGCAGGTAGCCGCTGATGACCGTCGCGATCGATACGGCGACCTTCCACCACCAGTTGTAGACGGCGAAGTAGATGCCCTCGCGACGGATTCCGGTGGCCAGTTCGTCCTCGTCGCAGATGTCCGCGATCATCGCGTTCACGAGTGAAAAGGCGAAGACCATGCCCAGAGAAAGGAAGCAGGTCGGGATCACGGTCAGGTAGGGTGCCGCGGGGTTGTAGCAGACGATCTTGGTCAGATTGCCACCGATGATCAGTCCGAAGGCGAGCAGCACGGTGAAACGTTTGCCGTGGCGCTTGGAGATCCATGCCATTGGCAGCGCTCCGGCGATGCCCACGACCGCCCAGAGCGTGCCGTTGACGGCCATGACTTCCGAGGCCTTCTCGGTGTGGCCGTCGAACAGGTAGAAAATCTGGATGTAGTTGCTGAAGCCCATCACGAGCTGGAACGCGACGATCAGGAGCACGAAGGCGGACACCAGCCGCAGGAAAGCGCGGTTGCGGTAGGTGGCTTTGAAGCTCTTGACGATCGACACGCGCGGCTGCCGGCTCACCTGTTTGATTTTTCCCTCCCTGCAGACCAGCGCACACCACATCGCGGCGCCCGTCAGGATCACGCTCATGCCGAGACAAACCCATTTTATGCCATTGACCGTGTCACCGCCGAAGACCGGGCGGTTGGCGAGGAAATAGACCCACGGCAGCGTGAGCGCGCCGATGTTGCCGATGAAGCTGGCGAAGGCGAACAGGTTGGTTTTCTCGTGGTAGTCCTCGGTCATTTCCATGCCGAGCGCACCGTGGGGGATCGAGTAGACCGGCACGACGGTGTAGAAGAACAGCGAGGTCACCACGAAATAGGCGAACATCCACTCCTTGCTCCAGTTCCGCGGAACCGTCCAGAGGAGCCAGAAGGCGATGCCGAGCAGGACGCCGCCAACGACGAGGAAGGGAATGCGCCGCCCGTAACGGGAGCGGAAGTTGTCGGAGAAGTTGCCGATCAGCGGGTCGATCAGGGCATCCCACAATCTTGGAAACGCCTGGGCGTAGCCGATCCAGATCGTGCTGACGCCGAGGCCGACGATGTAGACGAGGTTGGTGAGCTGGACCACCGAGTTTACGGCGACGACAGTGACAATCGCGCCCATGCCATAGGCGATTTTCTGGGAAAGCGGGATGCGGTCGGCAGCGGCGGTGACATGGGCGGACGGTGGGTTCATGGGCGGGGTGTTTGGGGTGTTGGCGGGGCTGGCGGGCGATGGCGACCGGATGCGGGAGGGAAGGGGGAGCGCACGCGGAAAGAAGCGCTCTGTCCGCCAGCACTCAGGATAATTTCGCCGGATTCAAGCACAGGCTGGCCGTCGGCGTCGGGAAAGGAAAGATCCCGCGCCGGCTCGACCACGAAGCGGAACACCCGACTCTCGCCCGCAGCGAGGGTGGCCTGCTCGAAATGTTTCAGTTGACGCAACGGTCGTGTGATGGAGGCGACCGGGTCGCGGATGAACCAGAAGACGGTCTCAATACCCTCGCGTGATCCGGCGTTGGTGACAATGACCTCTGCGGCGAGCCGATCGTCGCTCGAAACTTCATCCCTATTCAGGCGCAGAGGGCTGTAGATGAAGGTCGTGTAGCCCAGTCCATGGCCGAACTCGTAGAGCGGTGTCGCGGGGACATCACGGTACGCACCCATGTCTCCGGCGCGCGCTCGCGGCCTCATGTTGTGGTAGAGCGGAATCTGCCCGGCGATGCGCGGCCAGGTGACCGCCAGCCGGCCCGAGGGATTGCGCCGGCCGAACAGCATGTCCGCGAGCGCCGCACCGGCCCGGCTGCCGCCGCACCAGGCAGCGACGACGGCGTTGAGGCGCGGCTCAAACTCATGGATGTCGATCGGTCGTCCGGAAACAATCACGAGCACCACCGGCTTGTCCGCGCCGAGCACCCCGCGGATCAGTTCCTCCTGGCGACCCGCAAGGCGAAGCGTCGCGCGCGAGGCGTTTTCACCGCTCATTGAGGCATCCTCGCCGACACACAGGACCGTGAGGTCCGCCCAATTCGCTGCGGCAAACGCGCGTGCAGGATCGTCCTGCGGATCCCCCTGGATCGAGCAGCCGGATTCGACGCATAGCTCGACGCCGACGGCCAGGCGCTCGCGAATCGCGTCGGCAATCGATGGGGTCTCCTGCGATTTCCCTTGCTGGGCCCAGCAACCGAGCAACGCACCGCTCTCCGCGGCAAGCGGGCCGACGACCGCGAGCCGGCGGACCTCTCTCAGCGGGAGCACGCCGTCGTTCTTGAGCAGGACAATGGATTTCGCCGCGAACTCCTCGGCCAGGGCGAGGTGCGCAGCGCTCGGCGCTGCGCCGGTCAGCGGGCTTGCGTCCGCGTAGGGACGTTCGAACAAGCCGAGTTCGAACTTGAGTCGCAGCATGCGGCGGACCGCATCGTCGACGCCGGCTGGTGCGAGACGACCATCGCGCACCAGCACAGGGCTGTGTTCGCGGTAGAGCCCGGAGGCCATGTCGATGTCCACTCCGGCTGTCAGCGCCTTCCGTGCGGCGTCGGCACCATCGGCGGCAAAACCCTGGCTCATCAATTGTTCCACCGCGCCCCAGTCGGAAACGACGACGCCGGTGAAGCCCCAGCGGCGTCGCAACACCTCGGTCAGAATGTGCGGATTCGCACTCGCGGGCAAGCCGTTGAGGTCGTTGAACGCGCTCATGACGGTGCGCGCGCCGGCGCGGATTCCCGCCTCGAACGGCGGCAGGTGCATTTCCCAAAGCGTCTGTGGATGGATTCCGCTGGACGCGTAGTCGCGTCCGCCCTCGGAGGCGCCGTAGCCGACGAAGTGCTTCAGGCACGCGGCGACCGAGGATGTCTCGCCGGGGTTCGCACCTTGGAAGCCGCGCACGGCGGCGGCGGCGAAAACGCTCGCGGCATGGGGCGACTCACCGAATGTCTCGGCGATGCGGCCCCAGCGGGAATCGACGCAATGGTCCACCATCGGCGCGAAGGTCCAGTCGATCCCATGCGCTCGCGCCTCGGTCGCGGCTTGGGCGCTGGCGCGCTCCACGAGAGCGGGATCCCATGCGCAGGCCTGGGCAAGCGGGATCGGCGTGATCGTTCGGTAGCCGTGGATTACATCGGCAGCGAAGATCGCCGGGATGCCAAGACGAGACTCCTCGACGGCGCGGCGCTGCGCAGCGTTGCGCACGGACAGGATCGTTTCCGGTGGCCCGCCGACAATGTACGAGCCGTAGGTGGGTCGCATCTTGTCGGCCGACGACGAGAGATTGTTGGCGTTGATGTCGCCGAGGCCGCATTGGTGCAACTGATCGAGTTTTTCTTCGAACGTCATCCGCCCTAGAAGATCAGCGATACGTTCATCGACGGGAAGGTCGGCTCGGCGGTAGGCGGGTGGAACGGACGCGGTCTCGACCGAGGTGCCTGAGGAGGTCGCAGGCGTTTCCCTGGCCTTAGCAGGTGAGACCGGGTTCATTGATGCGGCAGAGGCGATTTTAGAGAATGATTTCAATGCGGTTTTCGTCCGCGCGCAGAAGCGGGACAATCTCGGCTTTGGGGATCCGCGTGCCGCCTGTTCGATAACGATTCGGGTCGCGCCGGCTGGTGTCGAGCAGGTGACCGTTTACGCGCACGGCGGTTGGCGCGAAGCTGGTGTCCCGCACGCGGCAGACGATCCGCACGTGGCGGCCAAGCACCGTGAGATCCGCGGCCAGGCCGTCCAGACTGCGC of the Opitutaceae bacterium genome contains:
- a CDS encoding nucleotidyl transferase AbiEii/AbiGii toxin family protein encodes the protein MFKGGTSLLLHLPEARRLSRDIDIVCGRPAAEVDAVLAKLASREPFLRHEEEQRGVRGLPQRRHFRFFYRSVLPGAAESEVLLDIVEESHEVHEVVMRPIRTNFLTPEREILVRVPTVESLLGDKLTAFAPHTTGVPFHAEKSGGEQLQQVAKQLFDVGVLFEEATDFNKIAATYDAVQAQESAYRATNPSREATLDDTFTACLALTATKQKILSAYPDAMLLHDGLDKMRGHLTWPEFTRGKEPRRLLAARVAVLVAHLRAGRSLDLVGLRYTGSAVQLEALKVASLNGHAHSWLDGLKAVNPEAYHYWHLGLNLPPPSQP
- a CDS encoding MFS transporter, encoding MNPPSAHVTAAADRIPLSQKIAYGMGAIVTVVAVNSVVQLTNLVYIVGLGVSTIWIGYAQAFPRLWDALIDPLIGNFSDNFRSRYGRRIPFLVVGGVLLGIAFWLLWTVPRNWSKEWMFAYFVVTSLFFYTVVPVYSIPHGALGMEMTEDYHEKTNLFAFASFIGNIGALTLPWVYFLANRPVFGGDTVNGIKWVCLGMSVILTGAAMWCALVCREGKIKQVSRQPRVSIVKSFKATYRNRAFLRLVSAFVLLIVAFQLVMGFSNYIQIFYLFDGHTEKASEVMAVNGTLWAVVGIAGALPMAWISKRHGKRFTVLLAFGLIIGGNLTKIVCYNPAAPYLTVIPTCFLSLGMVFAFSLVNAMIADICDEDELATGIRREGIYFAVYNWWWKVAVSIATVISGYLQRYTGFVEGATTQSDATLLNLRIWEIGLPPVLCLAGVWLLAGYPLTERRAYEVKALLDQRKAAGTPSPAA
- a CDS encoding glycoside hydrolase family 3 C-terminal domain-containing protein: MNPVSPAKARETPATSSGTSVETASVPPAYRRADLPVDERIADLLGRMTFEEKLDQLHQCGLGDINANNLSSSADKMRPTYGSYIVGGPPETILSVRNAAQRRAVEESRLGIPAIFAADVIHGYRTITPIPLAQACAWDPALVERASAQAATEARAHGIDWTFAPMVDHCVDSRWGRIAETFGESPHAASVFAAAAVRGFQGANPGETSSVAACLKHFVGYGASEGGRDYASSGIHPQTLWEMHLPPFEAGIRAGARTVMSAFNDLNGLPASANPHILTEVLRRRWGFTGVVVSDWGAVEQLMSQGFAADGADAARKALTAGVDIDMASGLYREHSPVLVRDGRLAPAGVDDAVRRMLRLKFELGLFERPYADASPLTGAAPSAAHLALAEEFAAKSIVLLKNDGVLPLREVRRLAVVGPLAAESGALLGCWAQQGKSQETPSIADAIRERLAVGVELCVESGCSIQGDPQDDPARAFAAANWADLTVLCVGEDASMSGENASRATLRLAGRQEELIRGVLGADKPVVLVIVSGRPIDIHEFEPRLNAVVAAWCGGSRAGAALADMLFGRRNPSGRLAVTWPRIAGQIPLYHNMRPRARAGDMGAYRDVPATPLYEFGHGLGYTTFIYSPLRLNRDEVSSDDRLAAEVIVTNAGSREGIETVFWFIRDPVASITRPLRQLKHFEQATLAAGESRVFRFVVEPARDLSFPDADGQPVLESGEIILSAGGQSASFRVRSPFPPASGRHRPPAPPTPQTPRP